A region from the Curtobacterium sp. MCBA15_012 genome encodes:
- the hisB gene encoding imidazoleglycerol-phosphate dehydratase HisB — protein MTARTAAISRSTSESSIELSLDLDGTGSSDVSTSVPFFDHMLTAFSKHSLIDLRVRSTGDTDIDVHHTVEDTGIVLGQAIKQALGDRSGIGRYGDALVPLDEALAQAVVDVSGRPYLVHTGEPEGFAFHRIGGHFTGSMVRHVFEAITVNAGITVHVRVLGGRDPHHIAEAEFKAFARAMRRAVELDPRVDGIPSTKGAL, from the coding sequence ATGACCGCCCGTACCGCCGCCATCAGCCGGAGCACGAGCGAGTCGAGCATCGAGCTGTCGCTCGACCTGGACGGCACCGGCTCGTCCGACGTCTCGACGAGCGTGCCCTTCTTCGACCACATGCTCACGGCGTTCAGCAAGCACTCGCTGATCGACCTCCGCGTCCGGTCGACGGGTGACACCGACATCGACGTGCACCACACGGTCGAGGACACCGGCATCGTGCTGGGGCAGGCGATCAAGCAGGCCCTCGGCGACCGGTCCGGCATCGGCCGGTACGGTGACGCCCTCGTGCCGCTCGACGAGGCGCTCGCGCAGGCGGTCGTCGACGTGTCCGGCCGCCCGTACCTCGTGCACACCGGAGAGCCCGAGGGCTTCGCGTTCCACCGGATCGGCGGGCACTTCACCGGCTCGATGGTCCGCCACGTCTTCGAGGCGATCACGGTCAACGCGGGCATCACCGTGCACGTCCGGGTGCTCGGCGGTCGCGACCCGCACCACATCGCCGAGGCCGAGTTCAAGGCGTTCGCCCGGGCGATGCGTCGCGCGGTCGAGCTCGACCCCCGCGTCGACGGCATCCCGTCCACCAAGGGAGCACTGTGA
- the hisH gene encoding imidazole glycerol phosphate synthase subunit HisH: MTELLTGAKPDVVVLDYGSGNVHSAAKALERAGANVTLTADKQAALRADGLLVPGVGAFAAVVDQLEGVRGGEIVDHRLAGGRPVLGICVGMQVMFARGIERGVDVEGLGQWPGTVEQIEADVLPHMGWNTVEAPADSVLFDGLHDERFYFVHSYGVTDFPLDAYGPFRAPGLTWAEHGQRFVAAVENGPLTATQFHPEKSGEPGIRLLRNWVQSL, translated from the coding sequence GTGACCGAGCTGCTGACCGGCGCGAAGCCGGACGTCGTCGTCCTCGACTACGGGTCCGGCAACGTCCACTCGGCCGCCAAGGCGCTCGAGCGCGCCGGGGCGAACGTCACCCTCACGGCCGACAAGCAGGCCGCGCTGCGCGCGGACGGTCTCCTGGTCCCCGGCGTCGGCGCGTTCGCCGCGGTCGTCGACCAGCTCGAGGGGGTGCGGGGCGGCGAGATCGTCGACCACCGCCTGGCCGGCGGACGCCCGGTGCTCGGCATCTGCGTCGGCATGCAGGTGATGTTCGCGCGCGGGATCGAGCGCGGGGTCGACGTCGAGGGCCTCGGGCAGTGGCCGGGCACGGTCGAGCAGATCGAGGCCGACGTCCTGCCGCACATGGGGTGGAACACGGTCGAGGCCCCGGCCGACTCGGTGCTCTTCGACGGCCTGCACGACGAGCGGTTCTACTTCGTGCACTCCTACGGCGTCACCGACTTCCCGCTCGATGCCTACGGTCCCTTCCGTGCGCCGGGCCTGACCTGGGCCGAGCACGGGCAGCGGTTCGTCGCGGCGGTCGAGAACGGCCCCCTCACGGCGACGCAGTTCCACCCCGAGAAGTCGGGCGAGCCGGGCATCCGGCTCCTCCGGAACTGGGTGCAGTCGCTCTGA
- the priA gene encoding bifunctional 1-(5-phosphoribosyl)-5-((5-phosphoribosylamino)methylideneamino)imidazole-4-carboxamide isomerase/phosphoribosylanthranilate isomerase PriA: MTDLTATPPLVLLPAVDVVDGQAVRLTQGEAGSETSYGDPVAAARTWRDQGAEWIHLVDLDAAFGRGDNRRLIAKAVREVEGVSVELSGGIRDDASLEAALATGAARVNLGTAALEDPAWAARVIGEYGDQIAVGLDVRGTTLASRGWTEDAGDLWEVLDRLEAAGCSRYVVTDVTKDGTLQGPNVDLLREVCDRTDQPVVASGGISTLDDLRALRELVPHGLEGAIIGKALYSGAFTLPAALDVAGE; encoded by the coding sequence ATGACCGACCTCACCGCGACCCCGCCCCTCGTCCTGCTCCCCGCCGTCGACGTCGTCGACGGCCAGGCCGTCCGCCTCACGCAGGGCGAGGCCGGCAGCGAGACGTCGTACGGCGACCCGGTCGCCGCCGCCCGCACCTGGCGCGACCAGGGCGCGGAGTGGATCCACCTCGTCGACCTCGACGCGGCGTTCGGCCGTGGCGACAACCGCCGCCTGATCGCGAAGGCGGTCCGCGAGGTCGAGGGCGTGTCGGTCGAGCTCTCCGGCGGGATCCGCGACGACGCCTCGCTCGAGGCGGCCCTCGCGACCGGGGCGGCCCGGGTGAACCTCGGCACCGCGGCGCTCGAGGACCCGGCGTGGGCGGCCCGGGTGATCGGTGAGTACGGCGACCAGATCGCGGTCGGCCTCGACGTCCGCGGCACGACGCTCGCGAGCCGCGGCTGGACCGAGGACGCCGGTGACCTGTGGGAGGTGCTCGACCGCCTCGAGGCCGCCGGCTGCTCGCGCTACGTCGTGACCGACGTCACGAAGGACGGCACGCTCCAGGGCCCGAACGTCGACCTGCTGCGCGAGGTCTGCGACCGCACCGACCAGCCCGTCGTGGCCTCGGGTGGCATCTCGACGCTCGACGACCTCCGGGCGCTGCGCGAGCTCGTGCCGCACGGCCTCGAGGGCGCCATCATCGGCAAGGCGCTCTACTCGGGCGCGTTCACCCTGCCGGCCGCCCTCGACGTCGCCGGGGAGTAA
- a CDS encoding SseB family protein: MAGISNGRGTGPDAGADASGTAAGADAPGAAAPDDAHTPGGAGDSAGNPWAGRTFDHHDEAYADDDGLADPAVVAAVLALQQGASQRGVVDALRSARLLIPLVAQAGDVGHTPDGRLVDKTQELSIVTVAGPDGRSVMPAFTSAEAMRSWDPAARPVPADSRRVAMAAASEETQLVVLDPTAPTEFVLRRPAVWAIGQDLPWTPCFEDPEVAQAFADSIVGEDAVARVELSPGDPLGRFAGAELTVGLALRPGLDQTAVQQLVGRLQERWTADAVIADRVDSMRVALRPA; encoded by the coding sequence GTGGCGGGTATCTCGAACGGCCGCGGCACCGGTCCCGACGCCGGCGCGGACGCATCGGGGACCGCCGCCGGCGCGGACGCACCGGGGGCCGCCGCACCGGACGACGCGCACACGCCCGGTGGTGCCGGCGACTCGGCCGGGAACCCGTGGGCCGGTCGGACGTTCGACCACCACGACGAGGCCTACGCCGACGACGACGGCCTGGCCGACCCCGCCGTGGTCGCCGCGGTCCTCGCGTTGCAGCAGGGCGCGTCGCAGCGGGGCGTGGTGGACGCGCTCCGCTCGGCCCGGCTGCTCATCCCGCTCGTCGCGCAGGCCGGCGACGTCGGGCACACGCCCGACGGTCGGCTCGTCGACAAGACCCAGGAGCTGTCGATCGTCACGGTCGCCGGTCCCGACGGCCGCAGCGTCATGCCGGCGTTCACCTCGGCCGAGGCGATGCGGTCCTGGGACCCCGCCGCCCGTCCGGTGCCCGCGGACTCGCGGCGCGTGGCGATGGCCGCGGCGAGCGAGGAGACGCAGCTCGTCGTGCTCGACCCGACCGCGCCGACCGAGTTCGTGCTCCGCCGGCCGGCCGTGTGGGCGATCGGGCAGGACCTGCCGTGGACGCCCTGCTTCGAGGACCCGGAGGTCGCGCAGGCGTTCGCGGACTCGATCGTCGGCGAGGACGCCGTCGCCCGTGTCGAGCTGTCGCCGGGGGACCCGCTCGGCCGGTTCGCGGGTGCCGAACTGACGGTCGGGCTCGCGCTGCGGCCGGGGCTCGACCAGACGGCGGTGCAGCAGCTCGTCGGCCGGCTGCAGGAGCGTTGGACGGCGGACGCCGTCATCGCCGACCGGGTGGACAGCATGCGGGTGGCCCTCCGCCCTGCCTGA
- a CDS encoding ParA family protein, translating to MSTNPTTRPGTGDPAVGPTGRPRREFPVPEELDGHGPARIIALCNQKGGVGKTTTSINLGAALAEYGRRVLAVDFDPQGALSAGLGVRTHDIPTVYDLLMGSVKDPNQIIQPTNTPGLDVIPANIDLSAAEVHLVNEVAREQILASVLRKVSNDYDLILVDCQPSLGLLTVNALTAAHGVLIPLECEFFALRGVALLIETIDKVRDRLNPALRLDGILATMYDSRTLHSREVMERVVETFDDRVLDTVINRTVKFPDATVSARPITQTAPDHAAAHAYRQLARELVQRGAVA from the coding sequence GTGAGCACGAACCCGACGACCAGGCCCGGAACCGGCGATCCCGCGGTCGGCCCCACCGGCCGTCCCCGCCGCGAGTTCCCGGTGCCCGAGGAACTCGACGGCCACGGCCCGGCTCGCATCATCGCGCTGTGCAACCAGAAGGGCGGCGTCGGCAAGACCACGACGTCGATCAACCTCGGTGCGGCGCTCGCGGAGTACGGCCGCCGCGTCCTCGCCGTGGACTTCGACCCGCAGGGCGCGCTCTCCGCGGGGCTCGGGGTCCGGACCCACGACATCCCGACGGTCTACGACCTGCTGATGGGTTCCGTGAAGGACCCGAACCAGATCATCCAGCCGACGAACACGCCGGGGCTCGACGTCATCCCGGCGAACATCGACCTGTCCGCGGCCGAGGTGCACCTGGTCAACGAGGTCGCCCGCGAGCAGATCCTGGCGAGCGTCCTCCGCAAGGTCTCGAACGACTACGACCTGATCCTCGTCGACTGCCAGCCCTCGCTCGGGCTCCTCACCGTGAACGCCCTGACCGCGGCGCACGGTGTGCTCATCCCGCTCGAGTGCGAGTTCTTCGCGCTGCGCGGTGTGGCGCTGCTCATCGAGACGATCGACAAGGTGCGCGACCGGCTCAACCCGGCGCTCCGGCTCGACGGCATCCTCGCCACCATGTACGACTCGCGCACACTGCACTCGCGCGAGGTCATGGAGCGCGTCGTCGAGACCTTCGACGACCGCGTGCTCGACACGGTCATCAACCGCACCGTGAAGTTCCCGGACGCCACGGTGTCGGCGCGCCCGATCACCCAGACCGCGCCGGACCACGCCGCCGCGCACGCGTACCGGCAGTTGGCGCGGGAGCTCGTCCAGCGTGGCGCCGTCGCCTGA
- a CDS encoding ScpA family protein yields the protein MAPSPDAASARSADAPAGTTTAPGFRVRLRNFDGPFDLLLSLITKHELDITEVSLGAVTGEFIAYVRQAESADELDEASEFLVVAATLLDLKIAGLLPQGELVDAEDVALLEARDLLFARLLQYRAFKQAAEWFGERWLTESRRHVRRVRLEERFRARTPELVWTLSVQDFAAIATLAFAPRELPTVGLDHLHAPLVSIREQAAIVVSILRTRADEDVPFRELVAGVSETGIVVARFLAILELYRNASISFEQFEPLGELTLRWTAEDWSDESLADLGADYDG from the coding sequence GTGGCGCCGTCGCCTGACGCCGCCTCCGCTCGGTCGGCCGACGCGCCGGCCGGCACCACGACGGCGCCCGGGTTCCGGGTGCGGCTGCGCAACTTCGACGGCCCGTTCGACCTGCTGCTGTCGCTCATCACGAAGCACGAGCTCGACATCACCGAGGTGTCGCTCGGCGCCGTGACGGGGGAGTTCATCGCCTACGTGCGCCAGGCGGAGTCGGCGGACGAGCTCGACGAGGCCAGCGAGTTCCTCGTCGTGGCCGCGACCCTGCTCGACCTGAAGATCGCCGGCCTCCTGCCGCAGGGCGAACTCGTCGACGCCGAGGACGTCGCCCTGTTGGAGGCCCGCGACCTGCTGTTCGCACGACTGCTGCAGTACCGGGCGTTCAAGCAGGCGGCCGAGTGGTTCGGCGAGCGGTGGCTGACCGAGTCCCGCCGACACGTCCGCCGGGTGCGCCTGGAGGAACGGTTCCGCGCCCGGACGCCCGAGCTCGTGTGGACCCTGTCGGTGCAGGACTTCGCCGCGATCGCGACGCTCGCCTTCGCGCCGCGCGAGCTGCCGACCGTCGGGCTCGACCACCTGCACGCACCGCTCGTCAGCATCCGCGAGCAGGCCGCCATCGTCGTGTCGATCCTGCGGACGCGCGCCGACGAGGACGTCCCGTTCCGCGAACTGGTCGCGGGCGTCTCGGAGACGGGTATCGTGGTGGCTCGCTTCCTGGCGATCCTGGAGCTGTACCGGAACGCGTCGATCTCGTTCGAGCAGTTCGAACCGCTGGGGGAGCTGACACTCCGGTGGACCGCCGAGGACTGGTCCGACGAGAGCCTCGCCGACCTGGGAGCCGACTATGACGGATGA
- a CDS encoding SMC-Scp complex subunit ScpB codes for MTDDAVPHDAAAVARHGGAGAEPGGADEVADAAALEHELRAGADAAPEPDPDEGRRAPVDVPVDRQLEAILMIADEPQSPVALAAAVGAPVPVVRQALERLVADFDGVDGTVRRGFELREVGGGWRFYVREELDAVVEQFVEAERPARLSQAALETLAVVAYKQPITRSQIASIRAVNVDGVVRTLVARGLIEESFTDAETGAINYITSGLLLQQLGINSLDELPLISPLLEDGTGGFGQDEGIPDGRV; via the coding sequence ATGACGGATGACGCCGTGCCGCACGACGCGGCTGCCGTCGCGCGCCACGGCGGCGCCGGTGCCGAACCCGGGGGAGCGGACGAGGTCGCCGACGCCGCCGCGCTCGAGCACGAGCTGCGCGCGGGGGCCGATGCCGCACCCGAGCCGGACCCCGACGAGGGCCGTCGTGCGCCCGTCGACGTCCCCGTCGACCGGCAACTCGAGGCGATCCTGATGATCGCCGACGAGCCGCAGTCGCCCGTCGCCCTCGCGGCCGCGGTCGGCGCACCGGTCCCGGTCGTGCGCCAGGCCCTCGAACGGCTCGTCGCCGACTTCGACGGCGTCGACGGCACCGTCCGACGTGGCTTCGAGCTGCGCGAGGTCGGCGGTGGCTGGCGCTTCTACGTGCGCGAGGAGCTCGACGCCGTCGTGGAGCAGTTCGTCGAGGCGGAGCGCCCGGCGCGGCTGTCCCAGGCGGCGCTCGAGACCCTGGCCGTCGTGGCCTACAAGCAACCGATCACCCGGTCACAGATCGCCTCGATCCGGGCCGTGAACGTGGACGGCGTGGTCCGCACGCTCGTCGCGCGCGGCCTCATCGAGGAGTCGTTCACCGACGCCGAGACCGGCGCGATCAACTACATCACGTCCGGGCTGCTGCTCCAGCAGCTCGGAATCAACTCGCTCGACGAGCTGCCGCTGATCTCTCCACTCCTGGAGGACGGAACGGGCGGCTTCGGGCAGGACGAAGGGATCCCCGATGGCCGCGTTTGA
- a CDS encoding pseudouridine synthase, with amino-acid sequence MPDWDASEATSTAGGEASLQADGERLQKVIAAAGVASRRVAENLIVEGRVTVNGEVVDALGRRVDPATDEIAVDGLPVQIDSSRRYVLLNKPTGMVSSLQDERGRRDLSEYVDRYEERLFNVGRLDAETSGLLLLTNDGDLAHVLAHPSFGVAKTYIAKVHGNVNPAVVQRLLEGVDLEDGPIAADKVRLIESSRGESLVEVTLHSGRNRIVRRMFEAVDHPVIELVRRSFGPLQLGSLPIGKTRELSKVELGGLLRMAREAKGTAQDDADEESTD; translated from the coding sequence ATCCCGGACTGGGACGCGTCCGAGGCGACGTCGACCGCCGGGGGCGAGGCGAGCCTCCAGGCCGACGGTGAGCGCCTGCAGAAGGTGATCGCCGCTGCGGGCGTGGCGTCCCGACGCGTCGCGGAGAACCTGATCGTCGAGGGCCGCGTGACGGTCAACGGCGAGGTCGTGGACGCGCTCGGCCGCCGGGTCGACCCGGCAACCGACGAGATCGCCGTCGACGGTCTGCCGGTGCAGATCGACTCCTCGCGACGGTACGTGCTCCTCAACAAGCCGACCGGCATGGTGTCGAGCCTGCAGGACGAGCGCGGCCGACGCGACCTGTCCGAGTACGTCGACCGCTACGAGGAGCGCCTGTTCAACGTGGGTCGCCTCGATGCCGAGACGTCGGGCCTCCTGCTGCTGACGAACGACGGCGACCTGGCACACGTGCTCGCCCACCCGTCGTTCGGCGTCGCCAAGACCTACATCGCGAAGGTGCACGGCAACGTGAACCCTGCCGTCGTGCAGCGGCTGCTCGAGGGCGTCGACCTCGAGGACGGGCCGATCGCGGCGGACAAGGTGCGGCTCATCGAGTCGTCCCGCGGCGAGTCCTTGGTCGAGGTCACGCTGCACTCGGGCCGCAACCGGATCGTCCGGCGCATGTTCGAGGCGGTCGACCACCCGGTCATCGAGCTCGTCCGGCGGTCGTTCGGTCCGCTCCAGCTCGGGTCGCTGCCGATCGGCAAGACGCGCGAGCTCTCCAAGGTCGAGCTCGGGGGACTGCTCCGCATGGCCCGCGAGGCGAAGGGGACGGCGCAGGACGACGCAGACGAGGAGTCGACGGACTGA
- a CDS encoding prephenate dehydrogenase — protein MTDTPAVPADVDRRLRGPVRIVGAGLLGASIGLALREKGVDVVLDDVSPAALALAVDYGAGRRPADGDDPELVVVAVPPDVVATVVERELAAWPRAIVTDVASVKTGPLERLLAAGADVGRYIGSHPMAGRERSGPTAARADLFVGRPWVIAGHDAISYQRAAVVEDLALDVGATVVPMDPEAHDLAVAYVSHAPQLVSTLMAARLQAAPDGSLDLAGGGVRDVTRIAASDPGLWVQIIGANAGHIRPVLTDLRDDLDRVIAALGDPDAAGAPRAIAETIAAGNRGVERLPGKHGTTKRFARVVVLVDDTPGQIAALLAFIGEIGINLEDMRLEHSPGAPIGIVEVSVVPEQEQRLVEELEGRGWRIAAAWA, from the coding sequence GTGACCGACACCCCCGCCGTGCCCGCCGACGTCGACCGACGCCTCCGCGGACCGGTCCGGATCGTCGGCGCCGGCCTGCTCGGGGCGTCGATCGGCCTGGCGCTCCGCGAGAAGGGCGTGGACGTCGTCCTCGACGACGTCTCGCCCGCAGCCCTCGCGCTCGCCGTCGACTACGGCGCCGGCCGACGCCCCGCCGACGGCGACGACCCCGAACTCGTGGTCGTCGCCGTGCCCCCGGACGTCGTGGCGACGGTCGTCGAACGGGAACTCGCGGCCTGGCCCCGCGCGATCGTCACCGACGTCGCCAGCGTCAAGACGGGACCGCTCGAGCGGCTGCTCGCCGCCGGAGCCGACGTCGGCCGGTACATCGGCTCGCACCCGATGGCCGGACGCGAGCGGAGCGGTCCGACCGCCGCCCGCGCCGACCTGTTCGTCGGACGCCCCTGGGTGATCGCCGGGCACGACGCGATCTCCTACCAGCGTGCGGCGGTCGTCGAGGACCTCGCGCTCGACGTCGGTGCGACGGTCGTGCCGATGGACCCCGAGGCGCACGACCTCGCGGTGGCGTACGTGTCCCACGCCCCGCAGCTCGTCTCGACGCTCATGGCGGCGCGGCTGCAGGCGGCACCGGACGGGTCGCTCGACCTGGCCGGCGGCGGGGTCCGCGACGTCACCCGGATCGCCGCGAGCGACCCCGGCCTGTGGGTGCAGATCATCGGCGCGAACGCGGGGCACATCCGCCCCGTGCTCACCGACCTGCGCGACGACCTCGACCGGGTGATCGCGGCGCTCGGCGACCCGGACGCCGCGGGCGCGCCCCGAGCGATCGCCGAGACGATCGCCGCCGGCAACCGCGGGGTCGAGCGGCTGCCCGGCAAGCACGGCACCACGAAGCGCTTCGCCCGGGTGGTCGTCCTCGTCGACGACACCCCGGGCCAGATCGCCGCGCTCCTCGCGTTCATCGGGGAGATCGGCATCAACCTCGAGGACATGCGCCTCGAGCACTCACCGGGCGCACCGATCGGCATCGTCGAGGTGTCGGTCGTGCCCGAGCAGGAACAGCGACTCGTCGAGGAACTCGAGGGTCGCGGATGGAGGATCGCAGCAGCATGGGCCTGA
- the cmk gene encoding (d)CMP kinase, whose product MPAGAFVAKTVIAVDGPAGSGKSSVSRAAARVLGFGYQDTGAAYRALAWHALQQRVDLDDPAAVLASWDTFDYAIGTDPDDYFVRVGDTDVTDAIRTPEVTAAVAHIAKLPEVRERLVQLFRQVMRKADAQGIITEGRDITTVVAPDAEVRILLTADESVRMARRSAEVTTQSAAETSAALARRDAADAKVVDFMNAADGVTTLDSTDLDFDQTVQAVVDLARAATH is encoded by the coding sequence TTGCCCGCGGGTGCCTTCGTCGCGAAGACCGTCATCGCCGTCGACGGCCCGGCCGGCAGCGGCAAGTCGAGCGTCTCCCGTGCGGCCGCACGCGTGCTCGGCTTCGGCTACCAGGACACCGGGGCCGCGTACCGCGCCCTCGCCTGGCACGCGCTGCAGCAGCGCGTCGACCTGGACGACCCGGCGGCCGTCCTCGCGAGCTGGGACACCTTCGACTACGCGATCGGCACCGACCCCGACGACTACTTCGTCCGCGTGGGCGACACCGACGTGACCGACGCGATCCGCACGCCCGAGGTCACCGCAGCCGTCGCCCACATCGCGAAGCTCCCGGAGGTCCGTGAGCGGCTCGTCCAGCTCTTCCGCCAGGTCATGCGGAAGGCCGACGCGCAGGGCATCATCACCGAGGGACGCGACATCACGACCGTCGTCGCACCCGACGCCGAGGTCCGGATCCTGCTGACCGCCGACGAGTCGGTTAGGATGGCCCGACGCTCGGCTGAGGTCACGACCCAGTCGGCCGCCGAGACCTCCGCCGCACTCGCCCGACGCGACGCGGCGGACGCGAAGGTCGTCGACTTCATGAACGCCGCGGACGGTGTCACGACGCTCGACTCCACCGACCTCGACTTCGACCAGACCGTCCAGGCGGTCGTCGACCTGGCCCGAGCGGCCACGCACTGA
- the der gene encoding ribosome biogenesis GTPase Der: MAQQDSPDNDDFPEYDDALGERLAGLDEAEADQRANALRAGLDEYELDDEDVALLDAGTIGEDGLHYLPAYPVLAIVGRPNVGKSALVNRIIGRREAVVQDVPGVTRDRVSYKAEWNDKRFTLVDTGGWEPDARGINASVAAQAEVAVDLADAVLFVVDVTVGITATDEHVVKMLRGTDRPVIVAANKADDDRRDLDAFELWNLGLGEPHPVSALHGRGVADLMDLIIKTLPDTSAVAKQEVGGPRRVAILGRPNVGKSSLLNKAAGEERVVVNDLAGTTRDPVDEQIELGGKIWRFVDTAGIRKRVHLQQGADFYASLRTTAALEKAEVAVVVLDVTEPVSTQDLRIIDLVLESGRALVLAYNKWDLLDDDRRRYLEREIEQDLAHVAWAPRVNISARTGRHLEKLVPALETALESWDTRIPTGKVNAFIAELVQEHPHPVRGGKQPRILFGTQASSQPPTFVLFTSAFLDPQYRRFITRRLREVWGFSGTPINVNMRVRERRKRT; encoded by the coding sequence ATGGCCCAACAGGACAGCCCCGACAACGACGACTTCCCGGAGTACGACGACGCCCTGGGTGAGCGGCTCGCCGGTCTCGACGAGGCCGAGGCCGACCAGCGGGCGAACGCGCTCCGCGCCGGCCTGGACGAGTACGAGCTCGACGACGAGGACGTCGCGCTCCTCGACGCCGGCACCATCGGCGAGGACGGCCTGCACTACCTGCCGGCCTACCCGGTGCTCGCGATCGTCGGACGGCCGAACGTCGGCAAGTCCGCGCTCGTCAACCGCATCATCGGTCGCCGCGAGGCCGTCGTCCAGGACGTCCCCGGCGTCACCCGCGACCGCGTCTCGTACAAGGCCGAGTGGAACGACAAGCGATTCACCCTCGTCGACACCGGCGGGTGGGAGCCCGACGCCCGCGGCATCAACGCCTCGGTCGCCGCCCAGGCCGAGGTCGCGGTCGACCTCGCCGACGCCGTCCTGTTCGTCGTCGACGTCACGGTCGGCATCACCGCGACCGACGAGCACGTCGTGAAGATGCTGCGCGGCACCGACCGCCCGGTCATCGTCGCCGCCAACAAGGCCGATGACGACCGTCGCGACCTCGACGCGTTCGAGCTCTGGAACCTGGGTCTCGGCGAGCCGCACCCGGTCTCGGCGCTGCACGGCCGCGGCGTCGCGGACCTGATGGACCTCATCATCAAGACGCTCCCCGACACGTCGGCCGTCGCCAAGCAGGAGGTCGGCGGGCCCCGACGCGTCGCCATCCTGGGCCGCCCGAACGTCGGCAAGAGCTCGCTGCTCAACAAGGCGGCGGGCGAGGAGCGCGTGGTCGTCAACGACCTCGCCGGCACCACCCGCGACCCGGTCGACGAGCAGATCGAGCTCGGCGGCAAGATCTGGCGCTTCGTCGACACCGCGGGCATCCGCAAGCGCGTGCACCTGCAGCAGGGCGCCGACTTCTACGCGTCGCTCCGCACCACCGCGGCGCTCGAGAAGGCCGAGGTCGCGGTCGTCGTGCTCGACGTCACCGAACCCGTGTCGACGCAGGACCTCCGCATCATCGACCTGGTGCTCGAGTCCGGCCGGGCACTCGTCCTGGCCTACAACAAGTGGGACCTGCTCGACGACGACCGCCGCCGCTACCTGGAGCGCGAGATCGAGCAGGACCTGGCGCACGTCGCCTGGGCCCCGCGCGTGAACATCTCCGCACGCACCGGACGCCACCTCGAGAAGCTCGTCCCGGCCCTCGAGACCGCGCTCGAGTCGTGGGACACGCGCATCCCGACCGGCAAGGTCAACGCCTTCATCGCCGAGCTCGTGCAGGAGCACCCGCACCCGGTCCGCGGCGGCAAGCAGCCCCGCATCCTGTTCGGGACCCAGGCGTCGAGCCAGCCGCCGACGTTCGTCCTGTTCACGTCGGCGTTCCTCGACCCGCAGTACCGCCGCTTCATCACGCGCCGCCTGCGCGAGGTGTGGGGCTTCTCGGGTACCCCGATCAACGTGAACATGCGGGTGCGCGAGCGCCGGAAGCGCACCTGA
- a CDS encoding oxidoreductase: MTNDTLPGGTYDLGDLEVTRFGYGAMQLAGPQVFGPPEDRDEAVRVLRTAVELGITHIDTADFYGPHVTNEIIREALHPYPGDLHIVTKVGSRRNAKGQWPPARKPEQLVEDVHANLERLGVEQLDVVNLRVGGFDAPEPGSIAPQFEALAELRQQGLIRHLGLSTVTGAQLVEALAIAPVVCVQNMYNVAQRADDDLVDLTAAEGIAFVPYFPLGGFSPIQSSALDAVAERVGESRLSVALAWLLQRSPNILLIPGTSSVEHLRANVAGAGITLPADALAELDAIGAA; the protein is encoded by the coding sequence ATGACGAACGACACGCTCCCCGGGGGCACGTACGACCTCGGCGACCTCGAGGTCACCCGCTTCGGCTACGGCGCCATGCAGCTCGCCGGCCCGCAGGTCTTCGGACCGCCCGAGGACCGCGACGAAGCCGTCCGGGTCCTCCGCACCGCCGTCGAGCTCGGCATCACGCACATCGACACCGCGGACTTCTACGGCCCGCACGTCACGAACGAGATCATCCGCGAGGCCCTGCACCCGTACCCGGGCGACCTCCACATCGTCACGAAGGTCGGCAGTCGGCGGAACGCGAAGGGACAGTGGCCGCCCGCGCGGAAGCCCGAGCAGCTGGTCGAGGACGTGCACGCCAACCTCGAACGTCTCGGCGTCGAGCAGCTCGACGTCGTCAACCTCCGCGTCGGCGGCTTCGACGCGCCCGAGCCCGGCAGCATCGCGCCGCAGTTCGAGGCGCTGGCCGAACTCCGGCAGCAGGGGCTCATCCGGCACCTCGGCCTGTCGACCGTCACCGGTGCGCAGCTCGTCGAGGCGCTCGCCATCGCCCCGGTCGTGTGCGTGCAGAACATGTACAACGTCGCGCAGCGAGCCGACGACGACCTGGTCGACCTGACCGCGGCCGAGGGGATCGCCTTCGTGCCCTACTTCCCGCTCGGCGGGTTCTCGCCCATCCAGTCGAGCGCGCTCGACGCCGTCGCGGAGCGCGTGGGGGAGTCGCGGCTGTCGGTCGCGCTCGCCTGGCTGCTGCAGCGCTCGCCGAACATCCTGCTCATCCCGGGCACGTCGTCGGTCGAGCACCTGCGCGCGAACGTCGCCGGTGCGGGCATCACCCTGCCGGCGGACGCGCTCGCCGAGCTGGACGCCATCGGCGCCGCCTGA